A genomic window from Bubalus bubalis isolate 160015118507 breed Murrah chromosome 13, NDDB_SH_1, whole genome shotgun sequence includes:
- the URAD gene encoding putative 2-oxo-4-hydroxy-4-carboxy-5-ureidoimidazoline decarboxylase, which translates to MDIEKVNSMDFGEFVDVFGNVIERCPLIAAAVWSKRPFSGLGDLEKHFFAFIDGLPLSGQEGVLRCHPELAGRQLPWGRLTAESQREQSAAGLQNLGAAERLRFTELTAQYRTRFGFPFVLAVRLSDPAAAPRELARRLRCPPAQELRTALGEVKKICHLRLADLLGEQP; encoded by the exons ATGGACATTGAGAAGgtcaactccatggactttggAGAATTTGTGGATGTGTTCGGAAATGTCATCGAGAGATGTCCTCTGATTGCAGCCGCGGTTTGGTCCAAGCGCCCGTTCTCTGGCTTGGGAGATTTAGAGAAGCACTTTTTTGCCTTTATTGATGGTCTTCCACTGTCAG GCCAGGAGGGCGTCCTGCGCTGCCACCCGGAGCTGGCGGGCCGCCAGCTGCCGTGGGGCCGGCTCACCGCCGAGTCGCAGCGGGAGCAGAGCGCCGCGGGCCTGCAGAACCTGGGCGCGGCCGAGCGGCTCCGGTTCACCGAGCTCACCGCGCAGTACCGCACGCGCTTCGGCTTCCCCTTCGTGCTCGCCGTGCGCCTCAGCGACCCAGCGGCAGCACCCCGCGAGCTGGCGCGCCGGCTGCGCTGCCCCCCGGCGCAGGAGCTGCGCACCGCCTTGGGCGAGGTGAAGAAGATCTGCCACCTGCGTCTCGCCGACCTGCTCGGGGAACAGCCCTAG